In Pochonia chlamydosporia 170 chromosome 3, whole genome shotgun sequence, the following are encoded in one genomic region:
- a CDS encoding MYND finger (similar to Metarhizium robertsii ARSEF 23 XP_007826453.2) produces the protein MPLIMNVKVARLNGLASRACELCHRREGTLLRCSACQSIYYCGRDCQAKDRETHKTPCKLIKKARLLYEDEDHKLRNSPDDPFLPENIFENFAGRFWGILETRPYMRARYHLVDTILLSYGTAGGPVDSVKTSLDHLLDMIRLCRGDNLGVRQVVPALYIRLGRDQDAYDFMKWYGTAGKSRRYDWGNMDLPFLDVRGADALEPPTPWLRECLLDFSHTVAVMLIKVRVLLDPQSIHNTRIALTGAIPQEVIEMIREQLVGSIVASRQNILLGTTEETTQLAEVMKKQIKDLYTAIQKYNPYFWNLLINDPDAGVLRRPNGGYTHWSKEEALLVLGFNYAAWYETMGAMDMLRKLNKAA, from the coding sequence ATGCCTCTTATCATGAACGTCAAAGTTGCCAGGCTCAATGGCTTGGCTTCACGAGCCTGCGAGCTTTGTCATCGAAGGGAGGGCACTCTGCTTCGTTGCTCGGCCTGCCAGTCAATCTACTACTGCGGACGGGACTGCCAAGCCAAAGACCGTGAAACTCACAAGACGCCATGTAAGCTGATCAAAAAGGCACGGCTTTTGTATGAGGATGAGGACCATAAGTTACGCAACTCTCCAGATGACCCATTCCTACCTGAAAACATCTTCGAGAACTTTGCTGGCCGTTTTTGGGGGATTCTAGAGACTCGACCATACATGCGAGCGCGTTACCACCTTGTGGACACGATTCTTCTGAGCTACGGCACCGCTGGCGGCCCAGTGGACTCGGTAAAAACCTCACTGGATCATCTCTTGGACATGATCAGGCTATGTCGCGGTGATAACTTGGGGGTGCGGCAGGTCGTCCCCGCGTTATACATTCGACTGGGTAGAGATCAGGATGCCTACGACTTCATGAAGTGGTACGGAACCGCTGGAAAAAGTCGGCGTTATGACTGGGGCAATATGGACTTGCCATTCTTAGACGTCAGAGGTGCTGACGCATTGGAACCGCCTACGCCTTGGTTGAGAGAGTGTCTTCTGGACTTTAGTCACACAGTCGCCGTGATGTTAATTAAGGTGCGAGTTCTGCTTGATCCTCAATCAAtccacaacaccagaatCGCTCTTACCGGCGCTATCCCACAAGAAGTCATCGAGATGATCCGTGAGCAGCTCGTCGGCAGTATTGTCGCATCGCGCCAAAACATCCTCCTAGGCACTACTGAGGAGACCACGCAGCTAGCCGaggtgatgaagaagcaaatcAAGGACCTGTACACAGCCATTCAAAAGTACAACCCGTATTTTTGGAACTTGTTGATCAACGACCCGGATGCTGGTGTTCTGAGACGGCCGAACGGCGGGTATACACACTGGTCAAAGGAGGAGGCTTTGTTGGTACTCGGGTTCAATTATGCTGCGTGGTATGAGACGATGGGAGCTATGGACATGCTTCGCAAGTTGAACAAGGCTGCTTAG
- a CDS encoding trichodiene oxygenase (similar to Verticillium alfalfae VaMs.102 XP_003006764.1) → MNTIDGLVSWLSTSDFLAWPLGLWAFYLLAKSLYNISPLHPLYHVPGPWLSAATYLPEFYYDVVKYGRYTWQIKKMHEKYGSTRKRDKPRHQVNGLTVGRSAVATTDHDLHRKRRAPLARYFSRNMIFRLEDEIHNLVQKLCNKILQYQGTHQPIDVTIAYSCFTTDVISGYCFGESLGLLEQSGWYPNFRDPTIALLKPAYIFRFFPFVKHLIGLGEWFIHYLPPDAALVIKTLKIDIPNEIKKAKNLMKAGWKNKRPTVLKTLLESELEGREKDSQRLTDDATALIGGGTETVSWALTVITYHLLSNCELMSKLTDELRQAVKNPQQLPSWTTLEKLPYLSGVIQEGLRLSYGVSARTARIPTKETLVYQGEWNDSHVEYKIPPGYPIGMSPAITHHDERVFPDSFTFKPERWLEGGHHFNKELDRGMLAFSKGSRACLAKNLAMCELYLTLAALSLRVFPHMRLYETTERDVLYDHDMLIPGIPHGSKGVRVVIE, encoded by the exons ATGAATACCATAGACGGGCTTGTATCGTGGCTTTCCACATCCGatttcttggcttggccgCTGGGACTATGGGCTTTCTACCTGCTTGCCAAAAGTCTCTACAATAtctctcctcttcatcctttgTACCATGTTCCCGGCCCGTGGCTATCCGCGGCAACGTATCTCCCTGAATTCTATTATGACGTGGTCAAATATGGCCGTTACACATGGCAAATAAAGAAGATGCATGAAAAATATG GCAGTACAAGAAAGCGAGACAAACCTCGCCATCAAGTCAATGGCTTAAC CGTTGGACGATCTGCTGTTGCAACTACTGATCACGACCTCCACCGAAAGCGACGTGCACCATTGGCAAGATACTTCTCCAGAAATATGATTTTCCGGTTGGAAGATGAAATTCACAATCTGGTTCAGAAACTGTGCAACAAAATCTTGCAGTACCAGGGCACACATCAGCCTATTGACGTGACGATAGCCTACAGCTGCTTTACCACAGACGTTATATCCGGATACTGCTTTGGCGAGAGCCTCGGATTACTAGAACAAAGTGGCTGGTATCCTAATTTTCGTGATCCCACGATAGCTCTTCTTAAACCTGCCTACATCTTTCGATTTTTTCCATTTGTAAAGCATTTGATTGGCCTCGGTGAATG GTTCATTCACTACCTGCCTCCAGACGCGGCATTGGTTATTAAGACTCTCAAGATTGATATTCCTAACGAGAtcaaaaaggccaagaacTTGATGAAAGCAGGTTGGAAGAATAAGCGCCCAACAGTGTTAAAGACGCTACTGGAATCTGAGCTTGAAGGTCGTGAGAAAGACTCCCAACGCCTGACCGACGACGCAACCGCACTTATAGGTGGTGGCACGGAGACTGTAAGCTGGGCTCTTACAGTCATCACTTACCACTTGCTGAGTAACTGTGAActcatgtcaaagttgactgaTGAGCTGCGTCAAGCTGTGAAAAACCCGCAACAGTTGCCATCCTGGACGACACTTGAAAAGTTGCCTTACCTAAGTGGGGTTATCCAGGAAGGGCTTCGACTATCTTATGGCGTTTCTGCTCGCACAGCTCGAATTCCTACAAAGGAGACACTAGTCTATCAAGGAGAGTGGAATGACAGCCATGTGGAATACAAAATACCACCAGGTTATCCAATTGGCATGTCGCCTGCTATAACGCATCACGACGAACGCGTGTTTCCGGATTCATTTACGTTCAAGCCGGAGCGTTGGCTGGAAGGCGGACACCACTTCAATAAAGAGTTAGACCGTGGGATGCTTGCGTTCTCCAAGGGAAGCAGAGCTTGTCTCGCAAAGAA CCTTGCAATGTGCGAGTTATATCTGACTCTCGCGGCGTTGAGTTTACGCGTTTTCCCTCACATGAGATTGTATGAAACTACGGAACGTGACGTCTTATACGATCATGATATGTTGATTCCTGGCATACCGCACGGTAGCAAAGGAGTGCGTGTGGTCATTGAGTAA